A genomic window from Sorex araneus isolate mSorAra2 chromosome 2, mSorAra2.pri, whole genome shotgun sequence includes:
- the GPR160 gene encoding probable G-protein coupled receptor 160, protein MTFSSENCSFQYQVLQTNQPLDGNCLLFFIILGKILLNILTLGMRRKNNYQNFMEYFCISLAFMDLLLLVNISIIFYSRDFVLLGMRFTKYHICLFTQIISCTYGFLHYPVFFIACIDYYLNFSKTAKLPDKWQKLFYIFTVILIWISILAYILGDPTIYQSLKAQNVTSQCPVYISVQGYWLSFLMVMILFIAFVTCWADVITLVQALRIASYMNETILYFPSPSHSIYTVNCKRTLLPKFIVCFLGTWLPFVFLQVIILLFKVQIPAYIEMNIPWLFFVNSFLIATVYWCNCHKLTLQGIVLPMDPFVSWKCCFIPFTINTLEQIEKPISIIVC, encoded by the coding sequence ATGACTTTTTCTTCAGAGAACTGTTCTTTTCAATACCAGGTACTTCAGACAAATCAACCCCTTGATGGTAactgtttgcttttctttattatacttgggaaaatattattaaatatcctAACACTGGgaatgagaagaaaaaacaaCTATCAGAATTTTATGGAATACTTTTGCATTTCTCTGGCATTCATGGACCTTTTACTCTTGGTAaacatttccattattttctaTTCCAGGGATTTTGTTCTTTTAGGTATGAGGTTTACTAAATACCACATCTGCTTGTTTACTCAAATTATTTCTTGTACTTACGGTTTTTTGCATTACCCAGTTTTCTTCATAGCTTGTATAGATTATTACCTGAATTTCTCTAAAACCGCCAAACTTCCAGATAAgtggcaaaaattattttatatctttacagtaattttaatttggatttctaTCCTTGCTTATATTTTGGGAGATCCAACCATCTACCAAAGCCTGAAGGCACAGAATGTTACTTCTCAGTGTCCTGTCTACATCAGCGTGCAGGGCTACTGGCTTTCGTTTCTCATGGTGATGATTCTATTTATAGCTTTTGTAACCTGTTGGGCAGATGTTATCACATTGGTACAGGCTCTCAGGATCGCTTCTTATATGAATGAGACTATCCTGTATTTTCCATCTCCATCCCACTCTATTTATACTGTAAACTGTAAAAGAACACTCTTGCCCAAGTTCATTGTCTGCTTTCTTGGTACCTGgttaccatttgtatttcttcaagtaattattcttttatttaaagtaCAGATTCCTGCGTATATTGAGATGAATATTCCATGGTTGTTTTTTGTCAATAGTTTTCTCATTGCTACAGTTTATTGGTGTAACTGTCACAAGCTTACACTACAAGGTATTGTATTACCTATGGATCCATTTGTTAGCTGGAAATGCTGTTTCATTCCCTTTACAATCAAtactcttgagcaaattgaaaagCCTATATCAATAATAGTTTGTTAA